A region of the Anaerolineales bacterium genome:
AAGTAGCCGTGTCGTCCATTGAGAAACCCTCCGAGGCTGGGTCGGTGATTGCGTTCGTGATCAGCGCCGGCGCGCTGTTGTGGGCGGCGACCGGCCTGTTTGTCAACCTGCAGAATGCTCTGGATACGATCTGGGGCGTGCCCTCGCCGGCCAGTACGCCATCACTTCACTTCCTTCGGCAGAGGCTGACGGCCTTTCTGATGGTCGTCCTGGCCGGACTTGGCCTGGTCCTGGCGGCGCTGCTGAGCTTGATCGCCGCCGGCCTCGACGCTCGCCTCAAGCTGCCGTTCTCGCTGGGGGCTGCGGGCGCGCTGGGATTTGTCGGGCTGGCCTGGCTTGCCTTCACGCTCATCTTCAAGTTCCTCCCTCGCACCTCGATTCACTGGAGGGATGTCTGGCTCGGTGGTATCCTGACCGCAGGGCTGGTCACCCTGGGAGGGATTGCGCTTTCCTGGTTCCTGCGAAGCGGTGTGCTGTCCACGCCGCTGGGCGCAGCCGGGGCCTACGTGGTCGTGTTGACGAGCATGTACTACGCGGCCCAGGCTTTCCTCATGGGCGCGCTGTTCACCAGGGTGTACGCGTCGATGTTCGGCTCGAGGAGATCCAAGCTATCGTGATCTCTTGGAGATACTCAACCACCTTAGGAGGGTGCTGGATATGAACTCACAAAAGGAGACAACGGGTAGAGGGCGGCTGCGCTGGGCCTTCGGGATTGCACTTTGGTTGGTGCTCGGCATGCTGCTAGCCGCGTGCGGCGGGGGTGCAACCCCCACCCAGCCGCCGATCGTGCCGCCGACGGAGCCAGTGCTGGTGCCGACGGCGGTTCCACCTGTAAGCCCGGCGCCAGGCCCAACCGCCATGCCGCTCGAGGCCCAGCCGGTCGTTCCCACGGCCCAGGAAGGACAACCCTCGGCCGTCGCCAACTACAACACCTGGATCTATGGTGGGCCCGGCCCAGACTACGTTGTCTACGCCGCCTTCTTGGGGGCGAACACGGCTCAGGTCGTTGGCAAGACCCAGGACGGCCTGTGGTGGGCCATCAGCGTCCCGGCCGCGCCCAGCCAGAACGGCTGGGTTGAAGGCAGCTGGGTCACCGTATCCAACGTCGACAACGTTTCAGTGCTTCCAGCTCCTCCTGTCCCGCCGACCACGGATCTCGTGCCGCCGGCAGCTGGCGATCCGCAGGCCACCGCCCTGGTGAACACCTATGTCCGCTCCGGCCCGGGCGGGACTTACCCGGCCTACGGCGTGGCGCCCGCCGGGGCGACGGCGCGGGTGATCGGCAGGAGCTCGGACGGTGCATGGTGGGTCGTCCGGCTGGATCCGTCAAAGGTGGGCGCCGGGTACGGGTGGGTGAGTGCGTCCACCGTCCAGGCAAGCAATGTCGACTCGATCCCGGTGATCGAGGCTCCCCCGGCGCCACCGACGGTGCCGCCGTCAGCGCCTCCGGCAGGCGCGGCCGCGGCCACCGCCAGCGACTATGTCTACGTCCGCTCGGGCGCTGGGACCTGCTTCGCGGCCTATGGCGTTGCGCCTCCAGGATCGACGGGTGAGATCGCCGGCAAGAGCTCGGATGGGCAGTGGTGGCAGGTGAAGATCCCGGCCGAGTTCGCGGCCAGCGGCGCGGGCTGGGTCAGCGCCGCCTACGTGACGACCGCCAACACCGGGAATGTCCCGGCGGTCACGACGGAGCCCTGCGCCGAGGTGCCTGTGCCTCCCCCGGGAACGTACGCCTGCTATCTGCAGTCGCAGACTCCGGCGGACTACTCGGCCATGGCACCCGACACGGACTTCACCATGACCTGGGTCCTGTCGAATACGAGCACCGAGACCTGGTCCAACGGCGTGCTGGAGTTCATCCAGTCCGGTTCCGGTGGTGACCTGCACACCGGATCCGACACGATCGGCTTGGCGAGCGAAGTTGCACCCGGCGGCAGCACCACCGCCGCGGTTCCGGGGCGGACCGCGGGGAGCACCGGGAGCTACGGCGAACTGTGGCAGATCCTGTCGGGGGACAAGACGGTCTGCGAGTTCTGGATGATCGTCAACGTCGTCGAATGACGTGAACCTCTCCCGCCGGGGCCGTGAAGACGCGCGGTTCGAGGCCCCGGCGGGAACTCTGTTCGGATGGAGCACGTCTCCTCCGACAACACCATGATGGAGGCAGCAGGCCAAGATGAGCAAGCTAGCACGATTGAGTTCTCTGGCGGCCGGCGGGCTGCTCCTGGCCGTCGGCTTGGCGGGCTGCGCGACGGTCCCTGGCGGCGGGACCACCGGTGG
Encoded here:
- a CDS encoding SH3 domain-containing protein; its protein translation is MNSQKETTGRGRLRWAFGIALWLVLGMLLAACGGGATPTQPPIVPPTEPVLVPTAVPPVSPAPGPTAMPLEAQPVVPTAQEGQPSAVANYNTWIYGGPGPDYVVYAAFLGANTAQVVGKTQDGLWWAISVPAAPSQNGWVEGSWVTVSNVDNVSVLPAPPVPPTTDLVPPAAGDPQATALVNTYVRSGPGGTYPAYGVAPAGATARVIGRSSDGAWWVVRLDPSKVGAGYGWVSASTVQASNVDSIPVIEAPPAPPTVPPSAPPAGAAAATASDYVYVRSGAGTCFAAYGVAPPGSTGEIAGKSSDGQWWQVKIPAEFAASGAGWVSAAYVTTANTGNVPAVTTEPCAEVPVPPPGTYACYLQSQTPADYSAMAPDTDFTMTWVLSNTSTETWSNGVLEFIQSGSGGDLHTGSDTIGLASEVAPGGSTTAAVPGRTAGSTGSYGELWQILSGDKTVCEFWMIVNVVE
- a CDS encoding YihY/virulence factor BrkB family protein, producing MLASFRSLLVLVHSSWVRERHTLLAAALAYYGFFALAPVIFIAFMVAGAFVEQGLVAGRIYALIEGVLGAAASEWVEVAVSSIEKPSEAGSVIAFVISAGALLWAATGLFVNLQNALDTIWGVPSPASTPSLHFLRQRLTAFLMVVLAGLGLVLAALLSLIAAGLDARLKLPFSLGAAGALGFVGLAWLAFTLIFKFLPRTSIHWRDVWLGGILTAGLVTLGGIALSWFLRSGVLSTPLGAAGAYVVVLTSMYYAAQAFLMGALFTRVYASMFGSRRSKLS